Within Corvus cornix cornix isolate S_Up_H32 chromosome Z, ASM73873v5, whole genome shotgun sequence, the genomic segment TGCTTAATTATGTCAGAAAATTaactcctccagctctgcttcagtTTCTTCAGTGTAGTTATTACGTGCCAGCCAACTTTGTTCTGGCACCATTAACTTTCACCCTGGTGTGCCCCTTACATCTCCAAGTTCTCCATCacattctcctttcttccttccattgTTTGTGACTCAGTGTCACCAAGAAGCCCTTCCTCTAGGGCAGCACCTTGTGTAACAGAGCTTCCACAGGGCAGAGGCTTTTCTGTCCAGGAGGTACCAGGGCTGACCAGCCAAGCTTGCTGGGTCATGGTCCGCCGTGTACCGGGTAAGCTCCCTGTGCGCGCTAAGCGCCTTCTGTACAAAGATAAGCCAGCTGTGCACACGTAAGCCACAGGAAGCAACCCGAGTTCAAtggtctgggcaggcagagtGGATGGGGCAGAAATATGACCGACAGACATTTTGGCTGCAGCAGTTTTAACCCTGTTTGATTGTTTAACTTGTGTCACAGTCTAATTTAAGCATCATTGTTTAAGCAATACttccaaatgaacaaaaatccTGCAGACAGGTAAACCGCTCCTTTTTTATAGAATAACTGGTTAGTATGTGTTCCAGAATGAATTTAATGCAAACTTTGGAAAGTGTACTAACTAATAACCACATCTGGAGCCTTGAAATACTGTCTTACTCTGAGGTATATGTCTATTACTGTAGAAGTTATGCTTCACATCTAAAGTCCACGAAAAAGGCTACTTGTATTTTCTAGGTCAAGCAAGCAGtagaaaaatgggaagagagAGCATGTGTTTTGTGTTCAAGTGTTACTGTTTAGCATAATCCCTCATGCAAGTAATGCAAAAAACGCTATATATTCAAGACTGCTTACATCTAAATAAATCGGGTAAATTAGCAAATACAGTATTGAAAATTATctacaaaaatgtgtttttccaagTATTCACTGTTTGTATCAAGTCTTaaagcagaaagctgcagggcaataccaaagaaaatgcaatagAAGTGAACTTGAGACATTTTAAGAAATCCCCTCAGAAAACAAATTCGTATTAACTGTAAACTAAACTGAAATACAACGACTAAAGCTATTAGGTGGCCTTATCAGCAAACACCTTCAATCAAAAGGCCATAAACAAGTATGCTTTACATATTActtgatttgtttattttacacCATGGGGTGAAAGCAACACAATTCCTTTTAGTAAAGTATACACAAATAGCCTCACTCAGAATACACTTTTAATGCACATAAAAAAAGTATTCATCTTACAAATTGTTTTGCAATCCAAATATACAATAGCTtggaaaacaatattttagaAAACTAAAGCCAATGTAAAAAGACTGCTTAATACCACTAAATGATATAAGTTTTTGTATGGCTCTGTCTTTAGAGTTTTCTTACTGCATCATCAATATCAGAAATCTGTTCCTTCAGCTGGTTCCACTGTTCTGGATTTAAAGAAATAcctgaaaagcattaaaaataaacacttaagacaaaaagaaaattgtggtGCAGGATCTTGTGCAATAATTATAAAGGCTGCTTTCATATACACACAGTCTGTGTTATAATATTAATGCCTGAGATACTTCAACAATCATCTTAGTTACAAAGTGAAACTACCCACTTCCAACAGTTCAACTTAACTATAGGTTATCTCTAGACaagtttgcaaagaaaatgtgtgtaaCAAATAATTGTACAAGTACTAGACTAAACACAAGAAGTGAAATATAACTCTGGCCTTGACAGAAGGCAGTACAAACGCCATGGGTGATAAGCAAGAAATCACTGGCTACTAAAAGCTGCACCTATGCAGACAGGTCTGCTGTGCCTTTTTCAAGTACTGCAATTCTGGGAGGCTTTCCCCGCTTTTGTTTCTTAAAGCACTGTAAATAACACACGCTGTAAGTAACCTCTTGGAGAGACTCTGTATCACTTGCTAGCGCTCACAAACCAGCACTGAAGTTACTTTTTACTTCAAGTTCACTATAGTTTCTAGTGATATTCAACCAATAATCATTCAGTATCCCACAACCCATCACTTCAATTCTAAATGTGATCTCATCTTCCTCAAGCTTGAGTACAGGCACGTTTCATTTGTGCTTTTGGTCTACTCTATCTTACCCTACAATTTCTACACCCACTCTGTGAAAGAGCAGGCTCCCAGGGATACCTCCCATACTTTCTCCTGCCAAGCTCTTCCACTAGTTACTCCCACTCTCCCCTCCCAGTGATAGTTTTCCTTCATTGCTTTCTCCCTGAAGGTGGAGCAGGACCTGTAAACAGCTGAAACTTTGAATTCCACTTCTGGAGCTCatagccttttcttttcttttagtatCAGTGTCTTACCAGAGCACCACCACAATTCTAAGCAGCAAGTAGTGTACATGGAGCTTCTCTAAGCAGTCTTCCACCAGTCTTTGGTGGGCAGGCCTCATCTGAAAACAGGTCAGGTGTACTAACCACTATTAGAGGATTAAATGTCATGAAGATGTCCTCAACAACAGACCAGATGAACCACAAAAAGTTCAGATCTGCTGCTTGAGATACTAAGAGTAATTTAAACTGCTcggtttatttttgttttattacaaATTTTTGACTGCTTATCCTGGTTTTAGGACAGCTAGATAAGCAGCTTATGACTGCATCAAGGAAATATTAGACTCCCATACTGTATCagattattaataattttatcacAATAAAGTTCAGACTCTTGCTGCATTGATAAACATTTCTATCTACATCATGCCATTTTTGTCACTTAGCCCACCCATCAAATCCCACTGTAGCTTGCCATTTGAAATTCCACCGTGAAACACAGAAGGTAAAGTCCTTAGAGGAACCTTTTTTGTTAATTAGCAACAACAAATCCAAAACAAGCAATTTTCCTGTAGAGCACCAGTGCATCTGTTCACGCAAACCTAGTGTCAGTGGTTATTTAAGAAATGTTGAAAATGCTTCTCAAACTTTCTAAACGACTGTTTACTGAGTTGCTCCTGAACACACCAAAAGAATGTTACAAACCTTATGGTGATTGTACATTGAATTTCTTCAAACTCAGCAGCCTCCCAATACATAAGACTGGGGAAGGACTTTTTGCAACATCAtgtagtgacagggcaagggggaatggcttcaaactgaagagggtagatttagattgggcattaggaagaaattctttactgtgagtgtAGTgatgcactggcacaggttgcccagagaagctgtggatgccccatccctggaagtgttcaaggccaggctggatggggtctCTgtgcaacctggtctagtgggaggtgtgcctgcccacagcagggagggggTTGAATGaggtgatcttcaaggtcccttccaagtgaaaccattctgtggttctgtgaatcCCCAGGGCAGAATGTTTCACACTTACCTTTCACTGATGCTAtatgaaaacagataaaaagtAGGCTTTTCAAAGAGAAGCAACATAACATTAAGCACAGCACTACTACTACAACTGTCCTGCAATCCCCATCTTGAGATGTGAAAGTTCTGAAAGTGGTTCACAGTGAAGCCCTGCCATGAGAAGCAGCTGTGCAACTAGAGGTACAGAggcttgtgctgtgctgcagattaCTAACTTGGTACACTTGAGATATTCCACCCTCTactaaagtatttttaaactttttttttcaaaattagtcACTTTAAATGTTTAGGTTGTTTTAATCTAAAATTTAATAGGAACTGAAGGACACGGTTGGTTTAACAAAACTAAAAtcttagaaaaattattaaatattttcagttacagtttgaaataataaatccaACCATAATAGAGGAAATTCTCTTAAACTAATCAAATGGGGGTGTGGGGGAAGTATGGCTATGGTATAAACATGTTTATAACTCCCCTACCAAATTTGCTTGTACTTGACACCTAGCTTTCCATAAATCATTGAGCAACTGTTTAGGAAAATGGACTCAGGCCAATAAATCCACTTAAGATTTTATCCATGATCTACAGATAAAGCTAATTCtttgcaaaaatataaatggtAAGGAAGTAAATATCACGTACcaacaaaggagaaaaacatgaTATAGGAAGTTCTACTGCAAAGTACAGGCCATGTTTTAATACGAAGTAACATGAAACAGAACAATACCTTTTCTGCCAGGCTTCATTTCACCTTCTTGATCCATCCAATATTCTCTAATATCAATTAAGACTTTCCCTTTAAAGTCCCGAACACTGACATACCTCATTTTGCCAATCTGTCAAAACACATATAAAGGTCTTTTAGGTATTTTATGTATTAGAGCATTCACTTTCCCCAGCAGCATTAGACTCTTGACATGTGACACTGCAGCTTATTTTAGACACCACAGAAACAGCTAGATTAAAAGCTTAATTCAGAGTAGTCAGTAGGCTAATAAGTAATGACTTAAAACTGGCTGAGCAGGCAGTGGTCAATGCAAAAGTGGCCCTCCTAGAATAAAAATACCTGTATTCTTTACATGCTTGTTTCTTGCAAGTAATGAatttactgttttctgaaaaaacgtatttcctttctttgcaaCAGTTCTAaacaaagaaggagaaagggagctCTACTCCCAAATCTACATTTTAGTCCATTCCACACGTACAGAAAGCAAATTAGATGTTCATGTGTGAtaccttccctttttttttcctttaacacaGTAAATACAGATGCAAATGAACGTTACCCACCAACTGTCCCATGCCCTCTCCCAAGTCCTCATAGGTACATCACCGTACCAGGTGTTCAAAAACAGTCTAATCTTTTAAGTTTACCAGCATATAGCACAGTATGAAATTGTGGAACTTGGATTTTGGAATGCCATAGTTTTCAAACCAGTGTCGTAACTGAATTACATGGGCACctccttttttggggggggtggagTGGGGGAAAGTTGGGGAAGCATCATACCACCAACTATGCAATACACTACATATTTTGGCTTATTCAAGATCTTTCcaaatatgattaaaaaaaaaatctatttacaTAAATTCCAAGTACAAGGTGAATTTGAGACCCAGAAATTAGATAATTAAAACATAACCAAATACAGTTTCTTGCAATTCTAAGAAATCCTTAGAATACTGTATGCACCTCCTGGATACATTTTATAATGAAAGAACAGATTCtaaagtaaacatttttaaaataaaatacttcttcctGGTAAAATGCTACCTTCCAATTTCAACTTCCTTTATCTCTGCATGTTCCATTTTGATATAATTTAAGGAGAGGCCAACACTTCTG encodes:
- the SUB1 gene encoding activated RNA polymerase II transcriptional coactivator p15, translating into MPKSKELVSSSSSASDSDSEVDKKAKRKKQVTPEKTVKKQKTGESSKGAASSKQSGNRDENMFQIGKMRYVSVRDFKGKVLIDIREYWMDQEGEMKPGRKGISLNPEQWNQLKEQISDIDDAVRKL